From the genome of Candidatus Roizmanbacteria bacterium, one region includes:
- a CDS encoding 50S ribosomal protein L35 → MKKQTKVRTRKAAAKRFKVTKTGKVLHRSHYIRHKRYNKGKKRIRRLKLMKKTEGVFGRKIKQMMGLA, encoded by the coding sequence ATGAAAAAACAGACAAAGGTACGGACTAGAAAGGCAGCGGCAAAGCGTTTTAAGGTCACGAAGACCGGTAAAGTCTTGCACCGCTCGCACTATATTCGACACAAACGATATAACAAAGGGAAAAAGAGAATTCGACGTCTCAAACTAATGAAGAAGACCGAAGGAGTCTTCGGAAGAAAAATTAAGCAAATGATGGGATTAGCATAA
- the infC gene encoding translation initiation factor IF-3, with the protein MRNYPAPRPQKKHYTINHNINVSPLRVVDHESKQVGLLSKEEAMRLAIDQEVDLVLIAPNAKPPVAKLIDFKKFQYQEDKKQKEARKGIKKSIVKDIKISLFIAQGDITRFEEKAKEFLAEGNQIRINLALKGREMGKKDMAIAKVKTFIAALGDVNISKEPKVEGRVIRAVVSRKK; encoded by the coding sequence TTGAGAAATTACCCAGCACCTCGACCCCAAAAGAAACACTATACGATTAATCACAACATTAACGTATCACCGTTACGGGTTGTAGATCACGAAAGTAAACAGGTGGGTCTGCTTTCAAAAGAGGAGGCAATGAGGCTTGCGATCGATCAAGAGGTAGATTTGGTTCTGATTGCACCAAATGCAAAGCCACCAGTCGCAAAACTAATAGATTTTAAGAAGTTCCAGTATCAAGAAGATAAAAAGCAGAAGGAAGCACGAAAAGGAATAAAAAAGAGCATAGTTAAGGACATTAAAATTTCATTGTTTATTGCGCAGGGCGACATTACTCGCTTTGAGGAAAAAGCAAAGGAATTTTTGGCAGAAGGCAATCAAATCCGAATCAATCTTGCACTAAAAGGAAGAGAGATGGGTAAGAAGGATATGGCAATTGCGAAGGTAAAAACCTTTATCGCGGCGCTTGGAGATGTCAACATTTCCAAAGAGCCAAAGGTAGAAGGTAGAGTAATTCGTGCAGTAGTTTCGAGAAAAAAATAA
- the rplT gene encoding 50S ribosomal protein L20 encodes MRVKSGVRTKRRHNKVLKLAKGYWQSRSSQFKKAAEAVLHAGQYAYAGRRIKRRDFRSLWIVRINAAVRPEGLSYSQFVSKLKAKNISLDRKILSQIATEYPNVFKKIVSEVK; translated from the coding sequence ATGAGAGTTAAATCAGGTGTAAGAACAAAACGAAGACATAACAAGGTACTTAAACTTGCCAAAGGATATTGGCAAAGTAGAAGTAGCCAGTTTAAAAAGGCCGCAGAGGCTGTTCTTCATGCTGGTCAGTATGCGTATGCTGGACGAAGAATTAAAAGACGAGACTTTAGATCTTTATGGATCGTAAGAATTAATGCAGCGGTTAGACCAGAAGGTCTTTCATACAGTCAGTTTGTAAGCAAGCTCAAGGCAAAAAATATTTCACTTGATCGTAAGATTCTCTCGCAGATTGCGACTGAGTATCCTAACGTCTTCAAAAAGATCGTAAGCGAAGTCAAATAA
- a CDS encoding penicillin-binding protein, with the protein MRISRKQGVFRWFSRLTFKNKILTLLGAGIVVGGLFLFLVFAWFARDLPAPGKLTQVNDSATIFYDRDGKVLFELYKDKNRLPVKGDEIPDLMKKATISIEDKDFYKHKGISESGLIRALLVSPLTGGGVQGGSTITQQLIKLVLLDSERTASRKIKEMILAIEIERRYSKDEILELYLNEIPYGGTMYGVGSAAKGYFGKSPSDLTLVEMAFLAGLPQLPSQYSPFIGAKDAWKYRTTAVLRRMREEGYITKKEELEALTKMNSLKFSTPKLSINAPHFVFYVQDLIEREYGVKLSGKGLRVYTTLSLEVQKIAEQIVKDEIEKLKGYQVGNGAAVVLDSKTGEVLAMVGSYDFNNDKYGKFNAALGLRQPGSTIKPITYATAFEKGYTPSTVVMDVQTTFPNQGSQEYKPVNYDGKFRGPTQLRFALGNSYNIPAVKVLALVGVKDFLRKAESMGLKTFAPTQQNINRFGLAITLGGGESTLLDMTGAFSVLARGGKSNDVLPIKEVKDRRGFTVYKPKRNSSQQVITSQASFLISHILSDNVARTDAFGPSSYLNIPGKTVAVKTGTTNDKRDNWTIGYTNDVTVGVWVGNNDNSPMNPRIASGITGASPIWSNIMKKLLTDKKLKYSDGIMKQPSGIKALIVDAYLGGLPKDGYPTRSEYFVDGTEPKDVSAFYKKLKISKSNGKLANDVEIRSGNYEEKDFIVITENDPVSSDNKNRWQEAIDAWVRDQAEKGNDKFKYPTESSDANADSVGVSIKSPGNESKVGSNFEVKAVFSSMEKIKNVKIYANGVEKVNIDGDNKDITRSITLDKGTYEIKVVAKNEKDKSGEASVKIGVDMSWNEAPTGVPTGVPTATPTPTPALP; encoded by the coding sequence ATGCGAATTAGTCGTAAACAAGGCGTTTTTCGATGGTTTTCTAGACTTACTTTCAAAAATAAGATCCTTACACTTCTTGGAGCAGGAATCGTCGTGGGGGGGTTGTTTTTATTCCTTGTGTTTGCTTGGTTTGCGAGGGACCTCCCAGCGCCGGGTAAACTCACCCAGGTTAATGACTCAGCAACTATCTTTTACGACCGTGATGGTAAAGTTCTATTCGAACTCTACAAAGATAAAAATCGACTCCCGGTCAAGGGTGATGAGATCCCGGATCTCATGAAGAAAGCAACGATTTCTATAGAGGATAAGGATTTTTATAAACATAAGGGTATCTCAGAGTCTGGTCTAATTAGAGCGCTACTTGTATCTCCCCTTACTGGAGGTGGTGTGCAGGGTGGATCAACTATTACTCAGCAGCTTATCAAATTAGTTCTTTTAGACTCCGAAAGAACTGCGTCTCGCAAGATTAAGGAGATGATTTTAGCCATTGAAATTGAGCGTCGTTACTCCAAAGATGAAATACTTGAGCTGTACCTAAATGAAATACCTTACGGTGGAACTATGTACGGAGTCGGTTCCGCAGCAAAAGGATATTTCGGAAAATCACCGAGTGATTTGACGCTTGTTGAGATGGCATTTTTAGCGGGACTTCCTCAGTTACCTTCTCAATACTCACCATTCATTGGAGCAAAGGATGCATGGAAGTATAGAACCACAGCCGTACTTCGACGTATGAGGGAAGAAGGATACATTACAAAAAAGGAAGAACTTGAAGCTCTGACCAAGATGAACTCGTTGAAATTTTCGACTCCCAAGTTGAGCATAAATGCACCACACTTTGTGTTTTACGTACAGGACCTTATTGAGCGTGAATATGGAGTTAAGCTTTCTGGAAAGGGTTTACGCGTATATACGACACTTTCTCTTGAGGTCCAAAAAATTGCAGAACAAATTGTTAAGGATGAGATCGAGAAACTAAAAGGCTATCAAGTTGGTAATGGAGCTGCTGTAGTTCTTGATTCTAAAACCGGCGAGGTTCTTGCCATGGTTGGGTCATATGACTTTAACAACGATAAGTACGGCAAATTTAACGCAGCCTTAGGACTTCGACAGCCCGGTTCAACAATAAAGCCAATTACCTACGCGACTGCATTTGAAAAAGGATATACACCTTCGACGGTAGTTATGGATGTCCAGACAACCTTCCCAAATCAAGGATCGCAAGAATATAAACCGGTCAACTATGATGGTAAGTTTAGAGGACCGACTCAGCTGAGATTTGCACTTGGTAATTCCTATAACATTCCGGCGGTTAAGGTTCTTGCGTTGGTCGGAGTAAAGGACTTCTTAAGAAAAGCAGAGTCGATGGGTCTAAAGACATTTGCGCCCACGCAACAAAACATAAATAGATTTGGATTAGCCATTACGCTTGGAGGAGGAGAAAGTACTCTCCTTGATATGACCGGAGCCTTTTCTGTTCTTGCACGAGGTGGTAAATCAAACGACGTCCTGCCGATAAAAGAAGTTAAGGATAGACGAGGATTTACTGTGTATAAGCCAAAACGTAACTCATCACAACAGGTGATTACTTCTCAAGCCTCATTTCTTATTTCTCATATTCTTTCTGATAATGTTGCAAGAACGGACGCGTTTGGTCCGAGTTCCTACCTCAATATTCCAGGAAAAACTGTAGCAGTTAAAACGGGAACCACTAACGATAAACGTGATAACTGGACCATTGGTTATACGAATGATGTTACGGTAGGTGTCTGGGTTGGTAACAACGATAACTCCCCAATGAATCCTCGCATTGCCTCTGGAATAACCGGAGCATCGCCAATTTGGAGCAATATTATGAAAAAACTCCTGACCGATAAGAAATTAAAATACAGTGACGGAATTATGAAACAGCCGTCCGGAATAAAAGCTTTAATTGTTGATGCGTATCTTGGTGGCCTACCTAAGGATGGGTACCCAACGAGATCTGAGTACTTTGTAGATGGTACTGAACCGAAAGACGTTTCCGCATTTTATAAAAAGCTAAAGATCTCCAAGTCGAACGGTAAGCTCGCTAATGATGTAGAGATTCGATCTGGTAACTATGAGGAGAAAGACTTTATTGTTATTACCGAGAACGATCCGGTATCTAGTGATAATAAAAATCGTTGGCAAGAAGCAATCGATGCATGGGTTCGTGATCAGGCGGAAAAGGGTAACGATAAGTTTAAGTATCCAACAGAATCATCGGACGCCAACGCAGACAGTGTGGGCGTTAGCATAAAGAGTCCTGGTAATGAATCGAAGGTTGGTTCTAACTTTGAGGTAAAAGCAGTGTTCTCGTCTATGGAGAAGATAAAAAATGTAAAGATTTACGCGAACGGTGTAGAGAAGGTGAATATAGACGGAGATAATAAGGACATTACTAGGTCAATAACCCTCGATAAAGGAACGTACGAGATTAAGGTAGTTGCCAAAAATGAGAAGGATAAAAGTGGAGAGGCATCTGTCAAGATCGGAGTAGATATGTCTTGGAATGAAGCTCCAACAGGGGTTCCGACTGGAGTTCCAACGGCTACTCCAACTCCGACCCCAGCACTTCCTTAA